In the genome of Hymenobacter taeanensis, one region contains:
- a CDS encoding BT4734/BF3469 family protein has translation MSVALLPTPARPFGFDTLACALTLTGKATPTPDALSAALAEMYPAGTGPTVPDLLAAGWLVPTIDGRGLRQPPLTPAEQDARLAMAEAPDKTGHPNAPAPSESRHEAGVEPDESESPIYAGNRNKAGIESEFSESLKQVDSRNEAVIAPPRFSYYRGGIAATVPYAAITPAQLFAVLTSPRHHARTEALRAAPVGSPERAELKKRLDYVTPAGTFTRRANDALAEPSGLLVLDFDHLPDVGTARAALLADELLAPELVLLFTSPSGDGLKAFVRTDPTAAHLDNFRACAAYLAAHYAPLGLCPDEAGKDLARACFVPYAPDAWLAPAYAV, from the coding sequence ATGAGCGTTGCCCTACTACCCACCCCCGCCCGTCCCTTTGGTTTTGACACGCTGGCCTGTGCCCTCACCTTAACCGGCAAGGCTACGCCCACGCCCGACGCGCTGTCTGCCGCCCTGGCCGAAATGTACCCCGCTGGCACCGGCCCTACCGTACCCGACCTGCTGGCCGCCGGCTGGCTGGTGCCCACCATTGACGGGCGCGGCCTACGCCAACCGCCCCTAACCCCGGCCGAACAAGATGCCCGGCTGGCAATGGCTGAAGCACCGGACAAAACAGGACACCCCAACGCGCCCGCGCCAAGTGAAAGCAGGCATGAAGCAGGCGTAGAACCGGATGAATCGGAGTCCCCTATTTATGCCGGTAACAGGAATAAAGCAGGAATAGAATCCGAATTTTCCGAAAGCCTAAAACAAGTCGATAGCAGAAACGAAGCAGTAATAGCTCCCCCCCGATTCAGCTACTACCGGGGGGGCATTGCGGCTACTGTGCCCTATGCCGCTATTACCCCGGCCCAGCTTTTCGCCGTGCTGACTTCACCCCGGCACCACGCCCGCACCGAAGCCCTACGTGCGGCCCCCGTGGGCAGCCCTGAGCGGGCAGAGCTGAAAAAGCGCCTCGACTACGTAACGCCCGCCGGCACCTTCACCCGCCGCGCCAACGATGCGCTGGCCGAACCATCGGGGCTGCTGGTACTGGACTTCGACCATCTGCCCGACGTGGGCACGGCCCGCGCCGCCCTGCTGGCCGATGAGCTGCTGGCCCCTGAGCTGGTGCTTCTGTTCACCAGCCCCAGCGGCGATGGACTGAAAGCCTTTGTACGCACCGACCCCACGGCCGCCCACCTCGACAACTTTCGGGCCTGTGCCGCCTACCTGGCTGCCCATTATGCCCCGCTGGGCTTGTGCCCTGATGAGGCTGGCAAAGACCTGGCCCGCGCCTGCTTTGTGCCCTATGCCCCCGATGCCTGGCTGGCTCCCGCTTACGCGGTCTGA
- a CDS encoding DUF3987 domain-containing protein — protein MDIHKLRAATPAPPPHYAPNTPAYTRPRTHARTAPVMAAPDALAWCLTQYETHHGPLPVPGNGRNNWLAALAFFCNERGVALADLESHAVGSYAAADFPAREIEQTLRGIYTREAAAHGSKPFTALTGNKLGFTASFRQKENRPAAPLLDTFPAAVYDALPDFLQRACAPFDGHEKAVMLLGTLAVLSGCFPAVGGTYNKRRFGLNLFAFIIAPAASGKGTLAWARRLAWPHHKALTDASRAACLDYDAELAAYKTAGKAKASLTPPPAAPPPYKMLYLPGNTTAAALQTALAENDGRGIMCETEADTLTGALGTDFGNFSDVLRKAFQHEPISLLRKTDRQHLDLARPALSIALTGTPGQLPRLMPSAEDGLVSRFLFYVFEQTPTWQDVSPSAGPPLDPYFDLLAAELTRMIAAVPEADEAGSYPVEVTLAAPDWQRLNTAGAAGLDEALAVAGGAGGSSAYRLGLVAWRVAGLLTLLRCFENGQAPTGRLEADPADVGTALALMDTARAHALAVLAMLPTPGDTTGRYAAKAGQEARARELHAQGLGVREIAQQVGVHFTTVARWLRFEDG, from the coding sequence ATGGATATTCACAAGCTACGGGCCGCAACACCCGCCCCGCCGCCGCATTATGCACCCAATACGCCCGCGTACACGCGCCCGCGCACGCACGCGCGTACTGCTCCTGTAATGGCCGCCCCCGATGCGCTGGCCTGGTGCCTGACGCAATACGAAACGCACCACGGCCCGCTGCCCGTCCCCGGCAACGGCCGCAACAACTGGCTGGCCGCCCTGGCTTTTTTCTGCAATGAGCGGGGCGTAGCGCTGGCCGACCTCGAATCCCATGCCGTGGGCAGCTACGCGGCGGCTGACTTCCCGGCGCGGGAAATAGAGCAAACCCTACGTGGCATCTATACCCGCGAAGCCGCTGCCCACGGGAGCAAACCTTTCACCGCATTAACAGGGAATAAACTGGGTTTTACTGCCTCTTTCAGACAAAAAGAAAACCGCCCGGCCGCACCCTTGCTGGACACGTTCCCAGCGGCCGTGTACGACGCGCTGCCCGACTTCCTGCAACGGGCTTGCGCGCCCTTTGACGGGCACGAAAAAGCTGTAATGCTGCTGGGCACGCTGGCCGTGCTGTCAGGTTGCTTTCCGGCCGTGGGCGGCACCTACAACAAGCGCCGGTTTGGCCTGAACCTGTTCGCCTTCATCATTGCCCCGGCGGCCAGCGGCAAGGGCACCTTAGCGTGGGCACGGCGGCTGGCCTGGCCGCACCACAAAGCCCTGACCGATGCCAGCCGCGCCGCCTGCCTCGACTACGATGCCGAGCTGGCTGCCTACAAAACCGCCGGCAAGGCCAAAGCCAGCCTGACCCCGCCCCCCGCGGCCCCGCCGCCCTACAAAATGCTCTATCTACCTGGTAACACCACGGCCGCTGCCCTGCAAACGGCGCTGGCCGAAAACGACGGGCGCGGCATTATGTGCGAAACCGAAGCCGACACCCTGACCGGGGCACTGGGAACCGACTTCGGCAACTTCAGCGACGTGCTGCGCAAAGCCTTTCAGCATGAGCCTATTTCGCTGCTGCGCAAAACTGACCGCCAACACCTCGACCTGGCCCGCCCTGCCCTGAGCATTGCCCTGACCGGCACCCCCGGCCAGCTCCCGCGCCTGATGCCTTCGGCCGAAGATGGTTTGGTGAGCCGGTTCCTGTTCTACGTCTTTGAGCAAACGCCCACCTGGCAGGACGTAAGCCCCAGCGCCGGCCCGCCCCTCGACCCCTACTTTGACCTGCTGGCTGCCGAGCTAACCCGTATGATTGCCGCCGTACCCGAAGCCGATGAAGCCGGCAGCTATCCGGTAGAAGTAACGCTGGCCGCTCCCGACTGGCAGCGCCTTAATACGGCCGGGGCCGCCGGCCTTGATGAAGCACTGGCCGTAGCGGGCGGGGCGGGTGGGAGTTCGGCCTACCGCCTGGGGCTTGTGGCCTGGCGCGTAGCGGGGCTGCTGACGCTGCTGCGCTGCTTTGAAAACGGGCAAGCCCCCACCGGCCGCCTGGAAGCCGACCCGGCCGACGTAGGCACGGCGCTGGCCCTGATGGATACTGCCCGTGCCCATGCGCTGGCCGTGCTGGCAATGCTGCCCACGCCCGGCGACACTACCGGCCGCTACGCCGCTAAAGCCGGACAGGAAGCACGGGCCAGAGAGCTACACGCGCAAGGGCTGGGCGTTCGGGAAATAGCCCAACAGGTAGGCGTACACTTTACCACCGTAGCCCGCTGGCTGCGCTTTGAGGATGGGTAG